The Halotia branconii CENA392 region TAGATTTACCGGATTTACCGATAATTCCAGCCCAAGTTGCAGCAGTAAATCAGACTGTGCTTTCGACTCAGTTGGGTAAAGGTGAGGTCTGTGTCCGCACGGTAGAACATCTATTAGCAGCGCTTGTGGGTATGGGTGTAGATAACGCCCGAATTGAAATTGATGGCTCAGAAGTACCACTTTTAGATGGTTCAGCCCAGGTGTGGACAACGAGTATCACTAAAGCAGGTTTAAAATCACAACCAGTTAATAACAACCAAATACCCCTAGTTATTACAGAGCCAATATGGGTTTATCAAGGCGATGCTTTTGTTTGTGTCCTTCCAGCCCCAGAAACCCGCTTTAGTTACGGTATTGACTTCGATCCGCCAGCTATTGGTAATCAATGGCATAGTTGGTCACAAACTACCGAACTAGATAATGCTGCTGCCAGCTTTGCTAGCGAAATTGCTCCGGCTCGGACTTTTGGTTTACTGCATCAAATTGAACACTTACAACAAACAGGGTTAATTAAAGGTGGCAGTTTAGATAATGCACTTGTTTGTGGTTCTGAAGGCTGGGTAAATCCACCATTAAGATTTGCAAATGAGCCAGTCCGTCATAAGATATTGGACTTAATAGGAGATTTGAGTTTACTAGGAACTTTTCCACAAGCTCATTTTTTAGCGTATAAAGCTAGCCATAATTTACACATTCAACTAGCTCAGAAAATTTTAGATTTTGCCAAAGGTTGTAAGGAGGGTTTTACTGTATAGCAAACTTGACAAGACGGATTGGATCTAAAATCCTCAATGGGTTTCCATGCAAACCTGCTTAATTTCCGTTTACCAGATTGAAAATCAACCACACTGCTAATGTCAATCCTTACCCAAGTCAACAGCACCGATGCGATCGCACCTGCATCTACCGAAAAACAGGCTACTAATGAAATTAAAACAACTTTTTCATCTGAAGAAATTCAAAAACTCTTACCCCACCGCTATCCATTTTTACTTGTAGATAAAATAATTGACTATATCCCAGAGAAATTGGCTGTAGGCGTTAAAAACGTTACTGTAAATGAACCCCAATTTCAAGGACATTTCCCAGGAAGACCACTGATGCCGGGAGTGCTGATTGTAGAAGCAATGGCACAGGTTGGGGGAATTGTTTTGAAGCAGTTACCTGGATTTGAAGACGGACTGTTTGTTTTTGCTGGTATCGATAAAGTCCGTTTCCGCCGCCAAGTTGTACCAGGAGATCAGCTGGTAATGACGGTGGAACTGTTATGTGTAAAACAACGTCGTTTCGGTAAAATGCAGGCTCGTGCCGAAGTCGATGGTCAGCTAGCTACTGAAGGCGAATTGATGTTTTCTTTAATTAATTAGAAATTTGCTGGCGTGGTACGGGTATAACCGTGAAAAACCTTTACTTTGTCCTGAATAAGGATAGTAGTAAAAAATAATCCACAACAGCACTTAATAACTTCTTAATTTTCGATGCCCTCTGGTGTTTGCCAAGCGAACATACTTTACTTGCTTTTCCTCACACTTTCGGCAACTGAACACTTACACACTTAGCAATGCCAGTCTTCTCAAGGGGGATAACCCCTTGCACAGTGAGTCAATCCTTCAAGAAGGTTAGCCCAACTGAAGGAGTAGGCAAACCTAAAGGACACTGGCTACTCAAGACAGTTCTGGAGATTCACCCTTGAAAACGCTTATTCATCCAACTGCTGTAATTCATCCTAAATCGGAACTCCACCATACAGTGCAAGTCGGAGCCTATGCTGTGATTGGAGAGCATGTCAAAGTAGGCCCTGAAACCATAATTGGCGCTCATGTAGTGCTAGAAGGGCCTTGTGACATTGGCGCACGAAATCAGATTTTTCCAGGTGCTGCGATTGGTATGGAACCCCAGGATCTTAAATTTGTAGGAGAACCTACCTGGGTCAAAATCGGTGATAATAACTCGATTCGTGAGTACGTTACCATCAACCGTGCTACTGGTGCTGGTGAAGCAACAGTAATCGGTAATAATAACCTACTGATGGCTTATGTACATGTAGCTCATAACTGCATAATTGAAGACCATGTAATCATTCCTAACTCAGTAGCACTGGCAGGTCATGTCCATATAGAGTCACGAGCTAGGCTAGGCGGAGTGTTGGGTGTGCATCAATTTGTACACATTGGTAAACACGCAATGGTCGGAGGTATGGCACGCATTGATCGGGATGTACCACCTTATATGCTAGTGGAAGGCAATCCGGCACGGGTAAGAACGCTTAATCTTGTGGGACTCAAACGTTCTGGGATGAGTTCAGCAGAGTTACAAATCCTCAAAAAAGCTTTCCGCATTCTCTATCGTTCTGGCTTAAGTTTTAAAGATGCTTTAGAACAGTTGGAATTGTTGGGAGAAACCGAACAACTACAAAACCTACGTCGCTTCTTGCTACTTTCTCAGATGCCAGGAAGACGCGGTTTGATTCCCGCAAAGAGTAAACCAAGCGTGAACGATGAATGATAAATAATGAATTAGGAGTTGTAAGTTACGAATTAAACTTTTAACTCCTAACTTTTGACTACTTACAGCAGTATTCATCTATCAAGCCACATATTTCTTTTCTTTGCGCCTTTGCGCCTTTGCGTGTTAGCGAAGCGGGGCGTAGCCCGATAAAAAAGATGTGGTTCATTCACCTAAAAAATAGCTGTAATACATTATGCGGATATTTATCAGCACTGGCGAAGTTTCTGGCGATTTGCAAGGGTCGATGCTGATTGCAGCGATGAAGCGTCAAGCTGCTGATTTGCAATTAGAGATTGTGGCTTTAGGTGGCGAAAGAATGGCAGAGGCAGGAGCTACTATTTTGGGTGATACCAGTGGTATCGGCTCAATGGGTCTAATAGAATCTCTGCCTTATATTTTGCCTACTCTGAGGGTACAACGACGAGCGATCGCCTTTCTCAAACAAAATCCACCTGACTTAGTAGTGTTAATTGACTATATGGGGCCAAATCTCGGTATTGGTACTTATATGCAAAAGCACTTACCACAAGTACCTGTAGTGTATTACATCGCTCCTCAAGAATGGGTATGGTCAGTTGGTTTACGTAACACTACCCGAATTGTCGGCTTTACAGATAAATTGTTGGCAATCTTTCCCGAAGAAGCCCGTTACTTTAGCAGTAACGGCGCAAAAGTAAGTTGGGTAGGGCATCCTCTCGTTGATCGGATGCAAAACGCCCCCAGTCGCGAAGCAGCCCGCGCTAAATTGGATATTACGCCAGAACAAACAGCGATCGCTCTTTTGCCAGCTTCTCGCCATCAAGAACTAAAATATCTTTTACCAGTAATTTTTGCAGCTGCTCAAACTATTCAAGCGAAGTTACCGGAAGTTCATTTTTGGATTCCTTTGTCTTTAGAAATTTACAAACAGCCAATCAAAGAGGCAATTGAGCGTTACGGTTTACGGGCTACTGTTGTCTCAGGTCAACAAAAAGAAGTATTCGCCGCTGCTGATTTTGCCATTACTAAATCTGGCACTGTAAATTTGGAACTAGCTTTATTAAATGTGCCGCAAGTTGTGGTTTATCGCCTAAATCCCATTACGGTATGGATTGCCCGAAAAATTCTCAAAGGTTCTATACCCTTTGCATCACCACCCAACTTAGTTGTAATGCGGCCAATTGTGCCAGAGTTCTTACAAGAGCAAGCCACACCAGAGAATATTACTCAAGCGGTAATGGAATTATTGCTAAATCCTGAACGTCGCCAGCAAACTTTAACAGATTATCAACAAATGCGGCAGTGTTTAGGCGAAGTGGGAGTGTGCGATCGCGCTGCTCAAGAAATTCTGCAAATGCTACCAAATAAGTAGTTTAAAGGGAATATTTCTCCTTGGGATAAGCAAGAGAGTTTAAGTATAGTTGATCTTTTTTCTCTTTCTGGCAAAATCAAGTTGAAAAATTGCTGCGGGAAGTAGAAAACAACGGCAAAGTAAAGTAAAAATTGCTGCCTTTCCCCAGTATACTTTCAGCCCAGATGTGTCCGTTGTGCTGTTGCACAATACTTTTACAAATTGCTAAACCCAAACCTGTACCGTCGTGGTTGCGAGAATTAGAAGAATCAACTTGTTGGAAGCGGTCAAAGATGCTCTCAAGTTTATCAGTTGGTATGCCAAGTCCAGTATCTTTAACTGCTAACAGAATTTGCTCTTTTTGTTGTTGTGCTATTAGCCAAACTGTAGATCCTGAAGTCGAGAATTTAATAGCATTACTGAGTAAATTGGTGAAAATTTGGACAATACGTTCTCGATCTGCCTGTAGCTGGATGGATAGGCTAGAAATGGATAGCGTCACTCCCGCTTTGTCTGCGAGGGGTTGCATAATATTAACTGCTTGAGCGATTAAGTCAGCAATATTGCAGCTTTGTGGTTCCATTTCGGTCTTACCTGACTCGATCCGTTCAATATCTAAGATGTCATTGATTAAGCGTACTAGACGCTCGGTGCTATCAGTAGCGATTTGTAGCAGACGTTTTCCTTGTTCTGAGTTTGTTGGCAATAAACCACTAGCTAGCATTCCTAAAGAGCCGTGAATTGAAGTCAAAGGTGTGCGGAGTTCATGACTCACAATAGAGACAAATTCATCTTTCATTCGTTCAATTTGCTTTTGTTCTGTGATATCTCGCAGAATTACTGTGTAAACTATTTCTTTGCCCAGATCTAATTTGGAGATAGAAGCCTCTGCCGGAAATTCGCTACCGTCTTTGCGACAACCATATATTTCTCGTCGTTCTCCCATTTTGCGGGCCAGATTGGACGATTTACCAAAGTCAATTACATGCTGACAATGTGCATAGGAAAAACGCAGTGGTAAAAGTATATTGAGGTCTTGTCCCATTACTTCTTGAGTAGAGTAACCAAAAATTTTCTCTGCGCCTTGATTAAACAAGGTGATGCGTTGAGCTGCATTAATAGAAATAATCGCATCATCAGCAATATCTAAAATTCGTGCCAACCGAGTTTGAGAAATCTGTAATGCTTCTTGTATGTGTTGACGTTCATCAAGTTCTAACTTTAGCTGTTGATTGACAGTAATTAACTCGGCAGTTCGCTCTACTACTCTCAATTCCAGTTCGTTTTTGACTCGTTGTAGGGCGGTTTCTGCCAATAGGCGATGGCTACGCCAACGTCGTGGACGAACGCGCTGGTTGCGTAATGCTAATTGTTTATACTGAGTAATATCTCGCGTAATTGCTAATTGCATCATTTTGTTATCGGCTTCTTGACACAAAGGCACTGCATGAGTTTTTACCCAGCGGCGATTACCCAAACAACTGACAATTTCGTACTCTAAAGTACCCTTTTGCCCCTGACAGACTCGTTCATTCAATGCCCGAAATGCTTCTCGATATTCTAGGGCAATTAGTGGATAAACTGACTTACCAATTAATTCTGCGCTGTTGTTTGCTTCCAGCATTACTAAACCTGCTGGGTTAATTTCCAACAAAGTACCATCCGCAGCAATAATTTTGATGCATTCTGGTTCAGCATCAAAGATGACTTTCCAGCGATTTTCACTAGAAGTTTGGGACACGCGCTGCCGTAGTTTTACCCGTTCTAAGCGATTGACAATCCGAGTTACCAACTCTGGCCCCACAATGGGTTTGCTGACAAAGTCATCAGCACCAACACTGAACACCTGATTAACAATTTCAGCATCACTATGAACTGTGAGAAATAAAATGGGTAAATCGCTCCAACGGGAATCGTTCCGCACTATTTGACAAAGCTCAATTCCATTGGAATGAGGCATTTCCACATCCAAAATCAATAAATCTGGGGTGACATCTGCCAAGGTTTCCCAGAATTGTTGCGGATCATTGAGGGTAATTACTTGCATTCCCCAGGGGCTAAGTAAAGTTTGTAATAAAGCCAGAATTTGCGGATCGTCGTCTACAGCTAATATTTTGGCTTCTGTATGGGAAACTTGTTGCAGTGGTTGGGTGGTTAAAGAAAGTTCATCGGCAGTTGATGATAAAGGTTCTGTTTCTATTTTTTTTGCTGCAATTTCCTGACGCAATTGCTGAACTAAACTTTGTAAGTTAGTTGTCTGAGATGACGTTAAGTTTTGCTCAGATTTCAGCAACTTCTCAATTTTGCGTGCCAGCTTTGATCCTTGTGTTAAGCCAAAAGTGCCTAATGATCCTGCCAATGTATGAGCTTCTTGTGCTGCTTGCAAGTGTAATTCTGGATTTAAAGTCTTTTGGGTTAAAGCTGTTGCTGCTTTCTCCAATACTTGCACTTGCTCATCTATCCGCCCGCTAAATCGCTGCCAAATCTCAGCTACTGCTGCTAATGTTTGTTCTGGCTTGGGTAATTCTGTTTCTAAAAGTTTAGACTTAGTTTTAGATTTGGGATGCATTGCCTGTATCCCTTCTGCTTGTTGGAGTTTTAGACGATAGCCAATACCATATACTGTTTCAATTAAATCGGTTGGTACTCCTACAGATTTGAGTTTCTGCCGTAACCCTTTAATGTGAGTGCGAACCGCTTCTTCACCAGGAGTATCTTCATAAGACCAAAGATGTTCTAGAATCATGCCACAGCTAAACACCCGGCGGCTGTTACGCAAAAATAATTCTAAAAGGGCATATTCCTTGGGGGTTAGTGACAAAAATTTTTGGTCATAAGTGACTTCACAGCTACTTGGATCAAGCCGTAAGTTGCCCCACTCTAGTACTGGTTGTGATGTTTTGACTCCTCGACGTAATAAAGCTCTAACACGAGCAACTAATTCTTCTTCTTCAAAGGGTTTAACTACATAATCATCTGCACCTGCATCTAGCCCAATTGCCTTTTCATGACTGCTATCACGTCCTGTTAACAACATTATTGGCATTTGCAGACCAGTGGCTCGGATCTGACGACAAAGGCTAATGCCATCTAGCTTAGGCAGCATTACATCTAGGAGAATTAAATCATAATTATAAGCTTCAATTAAATCCCAAGCAGCATTACCATCCTTAGCAACTTCTACCGCATAGTTTTGGTTAGTAAGAACGGCTGTCAACGCATAGGCATTTAATTCATCATCCTCTACAATTAAAATTTTCATAATAAAAATTTCCAGAGGGTAATTATCTCAAAATAGTTAACAAATGTAAAAAATAAATTGATCTTTGTGATGAATTTCAGTACATATCTCAAAATAATTATACTTTAGTTAACAAAAAGATCATACTTATCAAGCTTTAGGGATTAATATAATAGCAGTAATCAATAATTGTTTAATTTTCTATTTATTCTTTACTTCCTCTGCTGGTCTTCTCCTCAAGGAGACTCTAAGCGAACACAGATAAATTTCTTAACCAAACCGTATTGGGTTGCAGTCTAGCGATCGCTATCTGAATGAAATCAGCAAAAAGTAACTGTTCTCTTCACAAGTTCCTCAAATTCTCGGTTTATAAATATAGATGTCAGACTAGTTTGCTTAATAACTATTAGGGTTAACTAATAGAAGAATTTTGTTGATAGTTGCCAAAAAATGATGCAAACTTAGTAATTTATGTCCATCTCATCCCGAAAAACT contains the following coding sequences:
- a CDS encoding response regulator codes for the protein MKILIVEDDELNAYALTAVLTNQNYAVEVAKDGNAAWDLIEAYNYDLILLDVMLPKLDGISLCRQIRATGLQMPIMLLTGRDSSHEKAIGLDAGADDYVVKPFEEEELVARVRALLRRGVKTSQPVLEWGNLRLDPSSCEVTYDQKFLSLTPKEYALLELFLRNSRRVFSCGMILEHLWSYEDTPGEEAVRTHIKGLRQKLKSVGVPTDLIETVYGIGYRLKLQQAEGIQAMHPKSKTKSKLLETELPKPEQTLAAVAEIWQRFSGRIDEQVQVLEKAATALTQKTLNPELHLQAAQEAHTLAGSLGTFGLTQGSKLARKIEKLLKSEQNLTSSQTTNLQSLVQQLRQEIAAKKIETEPLSSTADELSLTTQPLQQVSHTEAKILAVDDDPQILALLQTLLSPWGMQVITLNDPQQFWETLADVTPDLLILDVEMPHSNGIELCQIVRNDSRWSDLPILFLTVHSDAEIVNQVFSVGADDFVSKPIVGPELVTRIVNRLERVKLRQRVSQTSSENRWKVIFDAEPECIKIIAADGTLLEINPAGLVMLEANNSAELIGKSVYPLIALEYREAFRALNERVCQGQKGTLEYEIVSCLGNRRWVKTHAVPLCQEADNKMMQLAITRDITQYKQLALRNQRVRPRRWRSHRLLAETALQRVKNELELRVVERTAELITVNQQLKLELDERQHIQEALQISQTRLARILDIADDAIISINAAQRITLFNQGAEKIFGYSTQEVMGQDLNILLPLRFSYAHCQHVIDFGKSSNLARKMGERREIYGCRKDGSEFPAEASISKLDLGKEIVYTVILRDITEQKQIERMKDEFVSIVSHELRTPLTSIHGSLGMLASGLLPTNSEQGKRLLQIATDSTERLVRLINDILDIERIESGKTEMEPQSCNIADLIAQAVNIMQPLADKAGVTLSISSLSIQLQADRERIVQIFTNLLSNAIKFSTSGSTVWLIAQQQKEQILLAVKDTGLGIPTDKLESIFDRFQQVDSSNSRNHDGTGLGLAICKSIVQQHNGHIWAESILGKGSNFYFTLPLFSTSRSNFST
- the lpxB gene encoding lipid-A-disaccharide synthase — encoded protein: MRIFISTGEVSGDLQGSMLIAAMKRQAADLQLEIVALGGERMAEAGATILGDTSGIGSMGLIESLPYILPTLRVQRRAIAFLKQNPPDLVVLIDYMGPNLGIGTYMQKHLPQVPVVYYIAPQEWVWSVGLRNTTRIVGFTDKLLAIFPEEARYFSSNGAKVSWVGHPLVDRMQNAPSREAARAKLDITPEQTAIALLPASRHQELKYLLPVIFAAAQTIQAKLPEVHFWIPLSLEIYKQPIKEAIERYGLRATVVSGQQKEVFAAADFAITKSGTVNLELALLNVPQVVVYRLNPITVWIARKILKGSIPFASPPNLVVMRPIVPEFLQEQATPENITQAVMELLLNPERRQQTLTDYQQMRQCLGEVGVCDRAAQEILQMLPNK
- the lpxC gene encoding UDP-3-O-acyl-N-acetylglucosamine deacetylase; the encoded protein is MQQHTLAAEITQAGVGLHSGVVTNVRILPADVGSGRYFVRVDLPDLPIIPAQVAAVNQTVLSTQLGKGEVCVRTVEHLLAALVGMGVDNARIEIDGSEVPLLDGSAQVWTTSITKAGLKSQPVNNNQIPLVITEPIWVYQGDAFVCVLPAPETRFSYGIDFDPPAIGNQWHSWSQTTELDNAAASFASEIAPARTFGLLHQIEHLQQTGLIKGGSLDNALVCGSEGWVNPPLRFANEPVRHKILDLIGDLSLLGTFPQAHFLAYKASHNLHIQLAQKILDFAKGCKEGFTV
- the fabZ gene encoding 3-hydroxyacyl-ACP dehydratase FabZ, giving the protein MSILTQVNSTDAIAPASTEKQATNEIKTTFSSEEIQKLLPHRYPFLLVDKIIDYIPEKLAVGVKNVTVNEPQFQGHFPGRPLMPGVLIVEAMAQVGGIVLKQLPGFEDGLFVFAGIDKVRFRRQVVPGDQLVMTVELLCVKQRRFGKMQARAEVDGQLATEGELMFSLIN
- the lpxA gene encoding acyl-ACP--UDP-N-acetylglucosamine O-acyltransferase, giving the protein MKTLIHPTAVIHPKSELHHTVQVGAYAVIGEHVKVGPETIIGAHVVLEGPCDIGARNQIFPGAAIGMEPQDLKFVGEPTWVKIGDNNSIREYVTINRATGAGEATVIGNNNLLMAYVHVAHNCIIEDHVIIPNSVALAGHVHIESRARLGGVLGVHQFVHIGKHAMVGGMARIDRDVPPYMLVEGNPARVRTLNLVGLKRSGMSSAELQILKKAFRILYRSGLSFKDALEQLELLGETEQLQNLRRFLLLSQMPGRRGLIPAKSKPSVNDE